In one window of Armatimonadota bacterium DNA:
- a CDS encoding UDP-N-acetylglucosamine 2-epimerase: MSALKIAVIAAERAGFVRAAPLLAELRQRSDCEGQFIFAGEEYVPHANSDLFRDVGLPYADVIIGASEGTAGQRLAKVMAGCERLCGSRELGAVVLVGSSNVILGCSVACARADFPVAHADAGLRAPGIAGRTSLAAQIDRLSSALMAASEQAHDQLLDEGAPEESVVLTGSLACDAVARCIERARAEGVVAGAGLEAKGYVFVVVETPENIEHLANLRKLVSLLAMVQDRVPVALSVHQRLVNRLESWQCAETIADLPRLSSVEPSGYAAYLCLLDSARLVLTDVGGVQDEATFLGVPCLTLAKSTDRAATVAHGGNFVVGLNADHALQAVEAVLENDDVEPTMPSGWDGRASERIADALLAAAERKEMA, from the coding sequence ATTGCAGTCATCGCCGCCGAGAGAGCCGGCTTCGTGAGAGCCGCCCCGCTGCTCGCCGAGCTGCGCCAACGCTCGGACTGCGAGGGCCAGTTCATCTTCGCCGGTGAGGAGTATGTGCCCCACGCCAACTCGGACCTGTTCCGCGACGTTGGGCTCCCATACGCTGACGTGATAATCGGCGCGTCGGAGGGGACGGCTGGGCAGCGACTGGCGAAGGTGATGGCGGGCTGTGAGAGGCTGTGCGGCAGCCGCGAGCTGGGCGCAGTCGTGCTGGTCGGTTCGTCCAACGTGATCCTCGGGTGTAGTGTGGCGTGCGCTCGCGCCGACTTCCCGGTCGCACACGCAGATGCCGGGCTGCGCGCGCCCGGCATCGCGGGTAGGACGAGCTTGGCGGCGCAGATAGACCGGTTGTCGAGCGCGCTCATGGCGGCGTCCGAGCAGGCGCACGATCAACTGCTCGATGAGGGCGCGCCGGAGGAGTCGGTGGTGCTCACCGGCAGCCTGGCGTGTGACGCTGTCGCTCGCTGCATCGAGCGGGCACGGGCCGAGGGCGTGGTCGCGGGCGCCGGTCTGGAAGCGAAGGGCTATGTGTTCGTCGTAGTGGAAACGCCGGAGAACATCGAGCATCTCGCGAATCTGCGCAAGCTCGTCAGTCTCCTCGCGATGGTGCAGGACCGCGTGCCGGTCGCGCTCAGTGTGCATCAGCGCCTCGTCAACCGGCTCGAAAGTTGGCAATGCGCCGAGACCATCGCCGATTTGCCCCGGCTGTCGAGCGTGGAGCCGTCGGGCTACGCGGCCTATCTTTGCCTACTCGATTCTGCGCGACTCGTGCTGACCGACGTCGGGGGCGTCCAGGACGAAGCGACGTTCCTCGGGGTGCCGTGCCTCACTCTAGCGAAATCCACCGACCGCGCGGCGACCGTGGCGCATGGCGGCAACTTCGTCGTCGGCCTCAATGCCGACCACGCACTGCAGGCTGTCGAGGCGGTGCTGGAGAATGATGACGTCGAACCCACGATGCCGAGCGGGTGGGATGGCCGGGCAAGCGAACGGATCGCGGACGCTTTGCTCGCGGCGGCGGAGCGAAAGGAAATGGCATGA
- the rfbB gene encoding dTDP-glucose 4,6-dehydratase gives MRLLVTGGAGFIGSNFIRYILNRGPDWEVVNLDKLTYAGNLDNLADVEADPRYTFVKGDICDNETARRAAQGCSAIVNFAAESHVDRSISDPSGFLRTDIFGVYVLLEVARELGIQRTIQISTDEVYGAIEHGAFTEEDRLRPSNPYSASKAGGELLARSYWYTYGTPVIVTRATNNIGPNQYPEKMVPLFITNALEDEPLPVYGDGRQMRDWMHVEDHCRALHLIVERGEPGEIYNIGGAPVATNLEVARANHEKHGKTPDMIRPVKDPPGPDRRNAGDTSNRRA, from the coding sequence ATGAGGCTACTGGTTACCGGCGGCGCCGGGTTTATCGGCAGCAACTTCATCCGCTATATCCTCAACCGCGGCCCCGACTGGGAAGTGGTCAACCTCGATAAGCTCACCTACGCCGGCAACCTGGACAACCTCGCCGACGTCGAAGCCGACCCGCGCTATACCTTCGTCAAGGGCGACATCTGCGACAACGAGACCGCTCGCCGCGCGGCTCAGGGATGCAGCGCCATCGTCAATTTCGCCGCCGAAAGCCACGTCGATCGCTCGATCAGCGATCCCAGCGGGTTCCTGCGCACTGATATTTTCGGCGTCTATGTCCTACTCGAAGTCGCGCGCGAACTCGGCATCCAACGCACGATTCAGATCAGCACCGACGAAGTGTACGGCGCCATCGAGCACGGAGCATTTACCGAAGAGGACCGGCTGCGACCGAGCAACCCGTATTCGGCGAGCAAAGCCGGTGGCGAGCTGCTCGCTCGTTCGTACTGGTATACCTACGGCACGCCGGTCATCGTGACGCGCGCGACGAATAACATCGGACCCAATCAGTACCCGGAGAAAATGGTGCCCCTGTTTATCACCAACGCGCTCGAGGACGAGCCGCTGCCGGTCTACGGCGACGGGCGTCAGATGCGCGATTGGATGCATGTCGAGGACCACTGCCGCGCGCTGCATCTCATTGTCGAACGCGGCGAACCGGGCGAGATCTACAACATCGGCGGCGCGCCTGTCGCAACGAACCTGGAGGTGGCCCGGGCGAACCACGAAAAGCACGGAAAGACCCCCGACATGATTCGGCCTGTCAAGGACCCCCCGGGCCCCGACCGCCGAAATGCCGGGGACACCTCCAACCGGAGGGC
- the argG gene encoding argininosuccinate synthase, whose amino-acid sequence DVGQGEEEVRVSKEKAKVLRVEPIMIDAREEFTEEWLSKAIRANSDYNGYPVSTSMTRQLVARIVAQEARARGCDAVMEGSTGKGNDQYRMHNVFKMFAPELEVLVPVRDFDLTRAEEEVLCREWGVPVTETITGGDDKTMWCRSIASGAIDLNQELPRDIWLWYVPPEDAPDEPGMVEIEFRAGLPVALDGKEMPLGELIPALNEVGGHHAIGRIDMFEDGIMDLKSREIYEAPAAHIILKLHRDLEQQCLLKDEIQFKKMIDAKWAYMTYHGEWYLPLKRALDAFIAETQDVVNGRFRVKLYKGNIEIAARESATSLFSPEIRSIKARGFDQRWCANAAKVRGLPFEIIAKRQRVMDESG is encoded by the coding sequence GACGTCGGCCAGGGCGAGGAAGAGGTGCGCGTCAGCAAGGAGAAGGCGAAGGTTCTCCGGGTGGAGCCGATCATGATTGACGCGCGCGAGGAGTTCACCGAGGAGTGGCTGAGCAAAGCGATCCGCGCCAACTCGGATTACAACGGTTATCCGGTCTCTACGTCCATGACGCGACAGCTCGTCGCGCGCATCGTGGCGCAAGAGGCCAGGGCGCGCGGGTGCGACGCGGTCATGGAGGGCTCCACCGGCAAGGGCAATGACCAGTACCGCATGCACAACGTGTTCAAGATGTTCGCCCCGGAACTCGAGGTGCTCGTGCCGGTACGCGACTTCGACCTGACGCGCGCGGAAGAGGAAGTGCTGTGCCGCGAGTGGGGCGTGCCGGTGACCGAGACGATCACCGGCGGCGACGACAAGACGATGTGGTGCCGCTCCATTGCGTCGGGGGCGATTGACCTCAACCAGGAGTTGCCGCGCGACATCTGGCTGTGGTACGTGCCGCCCGAGGATGCGCCTGACGAGCCGGGCATGGTGGAGATCGAGTTCCGTGCGGGGCTGCCGGTCGCGCTCGATGGGAAAGAAATGCCTCTGGGCGAATTGATACCCGCGCTCAACGAGGTCGGCGGCCACCATGCCATCGGCCGGATTGACATGTTCGAGGACGGCATCATGGATCTCAAGAGCCGTGAGATCTACGAGGCGCCGGCCGCTCATATCATCCTCAAACTGCACCGCGACCTCGAGCAGCAGTGCCTGCTCAAGGACGAGATTCAGTTCAAGAAGATGATTGACGCCAAGTGGGCGTACATGACGTATCACGGCGAGTGGTACCTGCCACTGAAGCGCGCGCTGGACGCGTTCATCGCGGAAACTCAGGACGTGGTTAACGGCCGGTTCCGCGTCAAGCTGTACAAGGGCAACATCGAGATCGCGGCGCGGGAATCGGCGACATCGCTGTTCTCGCCGGAGATTCGCTCGATCAAGGCCCGCGGGTTCGACCAGCGCTGGTGCGCGAACGCGGCAAAGGTGCGCGGCCTGCCGTTCGAGATCATCGCCAAGCGCCAGCGCGTGATGGACGAGAGCGGGTAG